The proteins below are encoded in one region of Candidatus Protochlamydia phocaeensis:
- a CDS encoding GNAT family N-acetyltransferase has translation MEKLTLLPITFQELQKEHFALLLKWMHMPHIQQWYAANKKWSLEDISRCYDPSSLKQKAIKSFIISAAHTPIGYIQLYPVQNYPWEDQDLTALPASLAGVDFYIGEPSFLRKGYGSAALQQFLKDNVYPFYEACLTDPSINNIAAIGCYKKCGFEPHQIVWHQKQELLLLKKLRSNSLKTEEAAILIRPPYLTDALSLIDLIEQLGYALTHDNMLENLRLYQSHPHYQAFIAECHHKVVGCLAVHLLQALHSPIFMARITSLVVDQSMRRQGIASRLVQTAEAFAREKGCQVMELTMGKHRKDRGSHEFYQHMGYTLQHAKLYWRKELLA, from the coding sequence ATGGAAAAATTAACTCTCCTTCCTATCACCTTTCAAGAGCTTCAGAAAGAACATTTTGCCCTTCTTTTAAAATGGATGCATATGCCGCATATCCAGCAATGGTATGCTGCTAATAAAAAATGGTCTTTGGAAGATATCTCGCGCTGCTACGATCCGTCTTCTCTTAAACAAAAAGCAATCAAAAGTTTTATTATTTCAGCAGCCCATACTCCCATTGGCTATATTCAATTGTATCCTGTACAAAACTATCCTTGGGAAGACCAAGACCTAACAGCCTTGCCCGCTTCGCTTGCCGGAGTAGACTTTTACATTGGCGAGCCTTCTTTTTTAAGAAAAGGCTATGGATCAGCAGCTTTGCAGCAGTTTTTAAAAGACAATGTCTATCCTTTTTATGAGGCTTGCTTAACAGATCCTTCAATCAATAATATAGCAGCCATCGGCTGCTATAAAAAATGCGGTTTTGAACCGCATCAGATTGTCTGGCATCAAAAGCAAGAATTGCTGCTTTTAAAAAAGCTGCGGTCGAACAGCCTTAAAACAGAAGAGGCGGCGATTCTTATTAGGCCTCCTTATTTGACAGATGCTTTATCCTTAATTGATTTAATTGAACAGCTAGGCTATGCATTGACGCACGACAACATGCTTGAAAATCTCAGGCTCTATCAATCCCACCCTCATTATCAGGCTTTTATTGCAGAGTGCCATCATAAAGTTGTCGGTTGCCTAGCTGTGCACCTCTTGCAAGCCCTCCATAGCCCCATTTTCATGGCTAGGATTACCTCCTTAGTCGTTGATCAATCCATGCGCCGCCAAGGAATTGCTTCGCGCCTGGTTCAAACAGCAGAGGCCTTTGCCCGAGAAAAAGGCTGCCAAGTCATGGAACTGACCATGGGAAAGCATCGAAAAGACCGTGGATCGCATGAATTTTACCAGCACATGGGCTATACGCTCCAGCATGCAAAGCTTTATTGGCGGAAAGAGCTCTTAGCATGA
- a CDS encoding G1 family glutamic endopeptidase produces the protein MKKVFFCGFFFLLSMTRGFAETETQAVPSSDLLPSIDEMVQIECKLEPICPLSDRYLRHQHSRLRRGSRPHFAVKAGTSTNWSGYVAATNLQNPAPGSVSAIAGIWLVPTLAPTPNNAYSAIWVGIDGYSNGTVEQIGTGHDWVNGAQDNYAWFEMYPNPMHEIIGFPVNNNDLIGAISQYIGNGVFQLSIFNYTKGVSAVIPTNFTIAPSAQRSSAEWIVEAPSSSQGVLPLANFRFAAMVNCVAIINGVLGPINNPLWQSDVLYMIQSNYFKAIPTPLAPGGAGFITLWEHE, from the coding sequence ATGAAAAAAGTCTTTTTTTGCGGCTTCTTTTTCCTGCTATCGATGACAAGGGGATTTGCTGAGACAGAAACACAAGCCGTTCCTTCTTCCGATTTGCTGCCTTCTATTGATGAAATGGTTCAAATTGAATGTAAGCTTGAACCTATTTGCCCCCTTAGCGATCGTTATTTGCGCCATCAACACAGTAGACTGCGCAGAGGGTCTAGGCCGCATTTTGCTGTTAAAGCTGGAACAAGCACAAACTGGAGTGGATATGTTGCTGCCACCAATCTGCAAAATCCTGCCCCAGGTTCTGTCAGTGCCATAGCGGGGATTTGGTTGGTTCCAACTCTTGCTCCAACACCTAATAATGCTTATTCGGCTATTTGGGTGGGAATTGATGGTTATAGCAATGGAACAGTAGAACAAATTGGAACGGGCCATGATTGGGTTAATGGCGCGCAAGACAACTATGCTTGGTTTGAAATGTATCCTAACCCTATGCATGAAATTATAGGATTTCCTGTAAATAATAATGATTTAATCGGCGCCATCTCACAATATATTGGCAATGGCGTGTTCCAATTGAGCATTTTTAACTACACCAAAGGTGTTTCAGCAGTTATTCCAACCAATTTTACAATAGCACCTAGTGCGCAAAGGAGTTCTGCTGAGTGGATTGTAGAAGCCCCTTCTTCTTCCCAAGGCGTATTGCCATTGGCTAATTTCCGCTTTGCAGCCATGGTCAATTGCGTCGCTATCATTAATGGGGTATTGGGTCCTATCAATAACCCACTCTGGCAATCCGATGTTCTTTATATGATTCAAAGCAACTATTTTAAAGCCATCCCTACTCCATTAGCTCCAGGCGGCGCAGGCTTTATTACATTATGGGAACATGAATAA
- a CDS encoding alpha/beta hydrolase family protein: MLNFSYVLSKLGKRHLGVFFSILFLFAEGMEAKENKNVQEKEPLLVWSCREMMKVKRVEDVQTSFDGQYVCFTVVRAQLEHGNHAYQRHLYIASVQQPGRCENLFNREMVSSPQWSPKGLQLAALVPDTNGYRQIWLIDLIGNSKKQLTYLPSDITGLKWSPDGEKIAFTASQFEEKHRQEPYAEALDARFTCLWLLEVNGSSKPSLLPLGRAHVTSFTPYMGGGGYDWSPNSQEIAVTLAPTVEVEGWKQSYIAIFDIAAWQIKKTINQQCASFSPVYSPDGKQIAYLAAYREAKWPIDFRAFIADTQENTSFRLATTMDAFPSKIIGWSADGRSIYVMENYRTNQAIIALSIDAKDAYVITPEGIAFSQVHWNASKGIFGLNSERLNEPPEAHLFYLADQRLQQVSQVNRECLAYSTALTSVLQWKSTDGIEIEGLLTYPIHYQKGKAYPLIIIVHGGPLGVFSQHFIASPSTYGPIAALAQAGYAVLRCNVRGSTGYGKTFRYANFQDWGGKDCDDLMQGIRHVIELGIADEKRLGIMGWSYGGYLTLCALSRTSQFKAAVVGAAISNCISFNGTTDVPGFLSDYFGSSLWQSPALYARFSPLFHLKAVSTPLLIQHGDKDRRVPIGQGDELYRLFKQKGGEVQMIVYSGMSHYPHDPQSMLDLLQSRITWFSRFIEAHASSEANFKEDKTHAKSSFRQ; this comes from the coding sequence ATGCTTAATTTCAGTTACGTTTTATCCAAATTAGGTAAACGTCATTTGGGTGTTTTTTTTAGTATCCTTTTTCTTTTTGCAGAAGGAATGGAGGCTAAAGAGAATAAAAATGTGCAAGAAAAGGAGCCTCTACTCGTTTGGTCTTGCCGAGAAATGATGAAGGTCAAGCGTGTAGAAGACGTCCAAACATCGTTTGATGGGCAGTATGTTTGTTTTACAGTTGTACGCGCGCAACTAGAGCATGGCAATCATGCATACCAGCGTCATTTGTATATTGCTTCCGTGCAGCAGCCGGGGCGATGTGAAAATTTATTTAATAGAGAAATGGTCAGTTCGCCTCAATGGTCTCCTAAAGGTCTGCAATTGGCAGCTTTAGTCCCAGATACCAATGGCTATCGGCAAATTTGGTTAATCGATCTGATCGGCAATTCGAAGAAGCAGCTGACGTATTTGCCTAGCGATATTACCGGTCTTAAGTGGTCTCCAGATGGAGAGAAGATAGCATTTACGGCAAGCCAGTTTGAAGAAAAGCACAGACAGGAGCCTTACGCGGAAGCTCTAGATGCGCGATTCACTTGCTTATGGCTTCTCGAAGTCAATGGATCTTCCAAACCTTCCCTTTTGCCTCTTGGACGAGCTCATGTGACGTCATTTACTCCTTATATGGGAGGGGGAGGTTATGATTGGTCTCCAAATAGCCAAGAAATTGCCGTCACGCTTGCCCCAACTGTCGAAGTTGAAGGATGGAAGCAAAGTTATATTGCCATTTTTGACATCGCCGCGTGGCAAATTAAAAAGACAATCAATCAACAATGCGCATCCTTTAGCCCTGTTTATTCTCCCGATGGAAAGCAGATCGCTTATTTAGCTGCCTATCGGGAAGCGAAATGGCCGATCGATTTTAGAGCGTTCATAGCAGACACGCAAGAGAATACAAGTTTTAGGCTAGCCACTACAATGGATGCTTTTCCCTCTAAAATTATTGGATGGTCCGCTGATGGCCGATCTATCTATGTTATGGAAAATTATCGAACTAATCAGGCCATTATTGCGCTTTCAATCGATGCAAAAGATGCGTACGTAATCACGCCCGAAGGGATTGCCTTTTCTCAAGTTCATTGGAATGCTTCTAAAGGAATCTTTGGACTAAATAGTGAAAGGCTCAATGAGCCTCCTGAGGCACATCTTTTCTATTTGGCGGATCAAAGGCTGCAGCAAGTCAGCCAAGTCAACCGAGAATGCCTAGCTTATTCAACTGCCTTGACTTCTGTCTTGCAATGGAAATCAACGGATGGAATAGAGATTGAGGGGTTATTGACTTATCCTATTCATTATCAGAAAGGAAAAGCGTATCCTTTAATTATCATTGTGCATGGAGGTCCGCTTGGTGTTTTTTCTCAACATTTCATCGCCTCGCCTTCTACATATGGACCTATTGCCGCTTTAGCTCAAGCCGGTTATGCCGTCTTACGCTGCAATGTTCGTGGGTCAACAGGCTATGGCAAAACCTTTCGCTATGCCAACTTTCAAGATTGGGGAGGCAAAGACTGCGACGATTTAATGCAAGGCATACGCCATGTGATTGAACTTGGCATAGCAGACGAAAAAAGGCTGGGCATAATGGGATGGAGCTATGGAGGATACTTAACGCTTTGTGCTCTTTCCCGCACATCCCAGTTTAAAGCAGCCGTAGTGGGAGCGGCTATCAGCAACTGCATAAGCTTTAATGGAACAACAGATGTGCCCGGCTTCCTCTCTGATTATTTTGGCTCTTCTCTTTGGCAAAGTCCTGCTTTATATGCACGCTTTTCTCCCCTTTTTCATTTGAAGGCGGTTTCTACGCCTTTATTAATCCAGCATGGAGATAAAGATAGGCGCGTCCCAATCGGACAAGGAGATGAACTCTATCGCTTGTTCAAGCAAAAAGGCGGGGAAGTCCAAATGATCGTTTACTCTGGAATGTCCCATTATCCGCACGATCCTCAATCGATGCTGGACTTGCTTCAGAGTAGGATAACGTGGTTTTCGCGTTTTATAGAGGCTCATGCTTCTTCTGAAGCAAATTTTAAAGAGGATAAAACTCATGCTAAGAGCTCTTTCCGCCAATAA
- a CDS encoding phytanoyl-CoA dioxygenase family protein, with product MNEEQITAYQRDGFLVLPYFICADACETLCRRAEELVQAFDDSLLPHLFQRYQGHIPWEDVYLEQGDTLCFFFEEAAFLADGSFREGKERAVKKISYALHAKDPLFQAFSYQPRIQRLLQDLHIADPLILQSMHFFKQPYIGSAVGCHQDAAFLHTAPEPIIGLWFALEDATIDNGCLWVLPGGHSNGLKWKCIKNEQGKRDYEVYDETEWEYAKMVPVEVKKGSLVIMHGYLPHLSEANRSERSRQAFALHVMSGASRYLDSNCLPFLFNR from the coding sequence TTGAATGAAGAGCAAATCACCGCTTATCAACGCGATGGTTTTCTGGTTTTACCATATTTTATTTGTGCCGATGCATGCGAGACCTTATGCCGGCGGGCTGAAGAGTTAGTACAGGCTTTTGACGATTCGCTATTGCCTCATCTTTTTCAGCGTTACCAAGGGCACATCCCGTGGGAAGATGTGTATTTAGAACAAGGCGATACCCTATGCTTCTTTTTTGAAGAAGCGGCTTTTTTAGCCGATGGATCGTTTCGGGAAGGAAAGGAGCGGGCAGTAAAGAAAATCAGCTATGCTTTGCATGCAAAAGATCCCCTCTTCCAGGCTTTTTCCTATCAACCGCGTATTCAGCGGCTGTTGCAAGATTTGCACATAGCCGATCCTCTTATTCTTCAATCCATGCATTTTTTTAAGCAACCATACATAGGCAGCGCAGTGGGATGCCATCAGGATGCCGCATTTTTGCATACGGCTCCTGAGCCTATTATAGGGCTGTGGTTTGCTTTAGAAGATGCAACTATCGACAATGGATGCTTATGGGTTCTTCCAGGAGGACATTCGAACGGATTAAAATGGAAGTGCATTAAGAACGAACAGGGAAAGCGGGACTATGAGGTCTATGATGAAACTGAGTGGGAATATGCCAAAATGGTTCCTGTGGAAGTAAAAAAGGGATCTTTGGTGATCATGCATGGTTATCTTCCGCACCTAAGCGAGGCAAATCGATCGGAACGCTCGCGGCAAGCTTTTGCCTTGCATGTGATGAGCGGGGCAAGCCGCTACTTGGATTCAAACTGCCTTCCTTTTCTTTTCAATCGTTGA
- a CDS encoding YheT family hydrolase: protein MIEYLSFHPFPGLASPHAQTIIACFNRAGRPPPSQPLIIKLPDGDALWCSLFVPTSWQPTQKTIIMVHGLGGSHLSNYMIRMSRKLYQNGYRVIAVNLRGCGPGRHLARLHYHGGNSQDILAVLRALKQQTPHSPFILLGFSLGGNIALKLAGELGAEGPSLLHQTLAVCPPIDLDTTVNLLSKPSNRLYLRYYLKNMQKQVEPWIGKRNYSTFYEFDNLVTAPNWGFQNAFDYYHQCSSLSFIPLIQHPCRVLFAMDDPFIDYRPILKAKLPSCMKASLCRFGGHMGFLGRIGKKHRYFWLDHLLQTWINQADKPINQEDKQLSEIASLDPEAFAVTVKAE from the coding sequence ATGATTGAATATCTTTCTTTTCATCCTTTCCCCGGTCTAGCCTCGCCACACGCGCAAACGATTATTGCCTGTTTCAACCGCGCGGGCAGGCCGCCTCCCTCTCAACCACTGATTATTAAATTACCGGATGGAGATGCCTTGTGGTGCAGCCTTTTCGTACCGACTTCTTGGCAGCCGACACAAAAAACCATTATCATGGTCCATGGACTAGGTGGCAGCCATCTATCCAATTATATGATCCGTATGAGCCGTAAACTCTATCAAAATGGCTACCGGGTTATCGCTGTCAATTTACGCGGATGTGGTCCTGGCCGCCATTTAGCGCGCCTTCACTATCATGGAGGAAATAGCCAAGACATTTTAGCTGTCCTTCGCGCGCTAAAGCAGCAAACGCCGCACTCCCCTTTCATTTTATTGGGTTTTTCTCTTGGGGGCAATATTGCCCTCAAATTAGCCGGCGAATTAGGGGCGGAAGGGCCTTCCCTTCTACATCAAACCCTTGCCGTTTGCCCTCCCATTGATCTGGATACGACCGTTAATCTTTTATCAAAACCTTCCAATCGCCTATACCTTCGCTATTATTTAAAAAATATGCAAAAACAAGTCGAGCCTTGGATAGGAAAAAGGAATTATTCGACTTTTTATGAATTTGACAATTTAGTTACAGCGCCCAATTGGGGCTTCCAAAACGCCTTTGATTATTATCACCAATGCAGCAGCTTAAGCTTTATTCCTCTCATTCAGCATCCTTGCCGTGTGCTTTTCGCAATGGATGATCCCTTTATTGATTATCGCCCCATTTTAAAGGCAAAACTTCCCTCTTGCATGAAAGCCAGCTTATGCCGCTTTGGAGGGCATATGGGATTCTTAGGGCGGATAGGAAAGAAACATCGCTATTTCTGGTTAGATCATCTTTTACAAACTTGGATTAATCAAGCAGATAAGCCCATTAACCAAGAAGATAAGCAGCTAAGCGAAATAGCCAGTCTCGATCCTGAAGCATTTGCTGTCACAGTCAAGGCCGAATAG
- a CDS encoding redoxin domain-containing protein, with the protein MPALKAGTKAPQFRLPVAPDRHISLKDFKGQPVVLVFYPADWSPVCSSELALYNEIYADLKKDYNAELLGISVDGAWCHLAFADQRRLRFPLLADFEPKGEVAKLYGVYREDDGTSERALFVINQEGLIQWSSVSPIEINPGADGILNALDTLTKKTSILG; encoded by the coding sequence ATGCCTGCTCTTAAAGCTGGAACAAAAGCACCTCAATTTCGGCTACCCGTTGCGCCCGATCGGCACATTTCTTTAAAAGATTTTAAAGGCCAACCCGTTGTCCTTGTCTTTTATCCAGCCGATTGGAGCCCTGTATGTAGCAGCGAATTGGCTCTTTACAATGAAATTTATGCAGACCTTAAGAAAGATTACAATGCCGAGCTCCTAGGCATTTCAGTGGATGGGGCTTGGTGCCATTTGGCTTTTGCCGACCAACGCAGGTTACGCTTTCCACTCTTAGCGGACTTCGAGCCCAAAGGAGAGGTTGCCAAGCTTTATGGAGTCTATCGCGAAGATGACGGAACTTCAGAACGCGCTCTTTTTGTCATCAATCAGGAAGGCCTCATCCAGTGGAGCTCTGTTTCGCCTATCGAGATCAATCCAGGCGCAGACGGCATTTTAAACGCTTTGGATACCTTGACTAAAAAAACTTCTATCTTAGGATAA
- a CDS encoding ferritin, producing MEINDKVFKALNEQIKHEFYSSYLYLSMASYFENIPLDGFGKWFRKQAEEEHEHAMKIYNYIIDRNMHVDLQAIDKPIVKFNSVQEIFEKALEHERKVTHWIYQIYELALQEKDHATHIFLQWFITEQVEEEKNAQDNLDQIKLIGDDKAALFVLDQNFAKKAD from the coding sequence ATGGAAATAAATGATAAAGTTTTTAAAGCTTTAAATGAGCAAATTAAACATGAGTTCTATTCTTCCTATCTCTATTTATCAATGGCGTCTTATTTTGAAAATATTCCTCTTGATGGATTTGGTAAATGGTTTCGCAAGCAAGCTGAAGAAGAACATGAACATGCAATGAAAATTTATAATTATATTATTGATCGCAATATGCATGTGGATCTTCAAGCAATCGATAAACCCATTGTGAAGTTTAATTCTGTCCAAGAGATCTTTGAAAAGGCTTTGGAGCATGAAAGAAAAGTCACACATTGGATTTACCAAATCTATGAATTGGCTCTTCAAGAGAAGGACCATGCAACTCACATCTTCTTGCAATGGTTTATTACAGAACAAGTGGAAGAAGAGAAAAACGCACAAGATAATTTAGATCAGATCAAATTGATCGGAGATGACAAGGCCGCTCTGTTTGTTTTAGATCAGAATTTTGCAAAAAAAGCTGACTAA
- a CDS encoding nuclear transport factor 2 family protein → MENKVKTLIRAIFTHLEKGDKTFWDFFDEDVLWVVEGTHPLAGKYKSLSEFKKATFDRLNQVLASPIKFKVREIIAEGMRGVVVMDGESTTQDGSPFHNRYCWVLTFGPNDKIEHVDAFLDTQLINDLFTAKARR, encoded by the coding sequence ATGGAAAATAAGGTAAAGACTTTAATCAGAGCGATTTTTACTCATTTAGAAAAAGGTGACAAGACCTTTTGGGATTTTTTTGACGAAGATGTTTTATGGGTTGTAGAAGGCACTCATCCCTTGGCAGGAAAATATAAGTCTCTGAGCGAGTTTAAAAAAGCCACGTTTGATCGTTTAAATCAAGTGTTGGCAAGCCCGATTAAATTCAAAGTGCGCGAAATCATAGCGGAGGGGATGCGAGGCGTCGTTGTCATGGATGGAGAGTCGACCACGCAAGATGGCAGCCCTTTTCATAACCGCTATTGCTGGGTTTTGACATTCGGGCCTAATGATAAAATTGAGCATGTCGATGCATTTTTAGATACGCAATTAATCAATGACTTATTTACGGCAAAAGCCCGTCGATAA
- a CDS encoding class I SAM-dependent methyltransferase has translation MNKPFHIDYSQISSLYANEQIEGTLYLAFRDIPDLLERYLKQREFSPINALDFGCGTGVSTRFLKKLKPFFPLGLEVEGVDISPEMIGEAKREDPAGIYHLLQNDRIPVKDSSYDLIFSTFVLFEFATKSDMRQALEEVKRVMRQKALFIAVTGSIDTYNRHHQWVSLQVDFPQNNNLTSGSLGRVDFVMPEGTLTFQNYYWTESDYGEVFQATGLRLLDTLHPRGHEDEALPWKWKSEKHASPYYIFVLTKE, from the coding sequence ATGAATAAACCCTTTCACATTGATTATTCTCAAATCAGTTCTTTGTATGCCAACGAGCAGATTGAAGGCACCCTTTATTTAGCTTTTAGGGATATACCCGACCTGCTAGAGCGTTATTTGAAGCAAAGGGAATTTTCTCCCATCAACGCATTGGATTTCGGCTGCGGAACGGGCGTATCCACTCGTTTTTTGAAGAAACTAAAACCGTTTTTTCCTTTAGGGTTGGAAGTAGAAGGAGTCGATATCAGCCCGGAAATGATCGGCGAAGCAAAACGGGAAGATCCGGCAGGAATTTATCATCTCCTTCAAAATGACAGAATTCCTGTTAAGGACTCTTCTTATGATCTCATTTTCAGTACGTTCGTGCTTTTTGAGTTTGCCACTAAAAGCGATATGAGGCAAGCTTTAGAAGAGGTGAAACGCGTCATGCGTCAAAAAGCGCTTTTTATTGCTGTTACAGGAAGCATTGACACCTATAACAGGCATCATCAGTGGGTTTCGCTTCAAGTCGATTTTCCTCAGAATAACAACCTGACCAGCGGAAGCCTAGGAAGAGTTGACTTTGTGATGCCTGAGGGAACACTGACTTTTCAAAATTATTATTGGACGGAAAGCGATTATGGAGAAGTCTTCCAAGCAACCGGTCTTCGGTTGTTGGATACCCTTCATCCACGCGGGCACGAAGACGAAGCTTTACCATGGAAATGGAAAAGCGAAAAGCACGCGTCCCCTTATTATATTTTTGTGCTGACTAAAGAATAG
- a CDS encoding glycosyltransferase, giving the protein MPALPITDWNNTAIYFSGFLFGGSALLLLALYLFRWKSDWTSLVVWLVANLGSAWLAAILSNSPKAAIIALGINAFLVALLYRLIPVISLFGVFFLVSLLDPLLFGLVWLFNLAWSLKAYLNGPLFFAVASAAVLFGTLILCNALMGSWISLIRFSQLYFRFPRQKAARKAIEEAYFSKPWVSIHVPCYAEPPDIVIETLDALAALQYPHFEVLVVDNNTKDPALWRPLENHCMKLGSRFRFFHMDPLKGAKAGALNAALRLTAPQVEIIAVIDADFVVQPDFLEKLVGFFQDPKTGFVQSCHDYREWEGSRYLSACYFEYEKHFKLELPAASEWDIAYTVGTMCLFRRKALEEVGGWAEWCLTEDSEVSIRLHNHGYTGYYLKDTLGRGLIPETFEAYKKQRFRWIAGPVQQFQKHWRLYLPWSPSSQLTLPQKLGELFHSLSPLFNDALNLLMNVPILLVSLWFAIEKRQVFFVPPSLLVLFAIAIMRNVLCNWIQIRLMGGNWRNCIYEVLAERSLNYTRYKSFYMAWMNAKLEWKRTDKFKASSNIWRAFSSARSELIAAFIYMILAALLIPVAHFAPPDVICLGLLSIVNQTITFLCTPLMAFLSEYHLNEQNRTPVKESLALNPVQPGVLVNLKTEQEEEAPLN; this is encoded by the coding sequence ATGCCAGCATTGCCGATTACTGATTGGAACAATACGGCCATCTATTTTTCCGGGTTTTTATTTGGAGGATCTGCTCTATTATTGCTGGCCCTTTATTTATTCCGCTGGAAATCGGATTGGACCTCATTGGTTGTGTGGCTGGTTGCTAATCTAGGCTCGGCTTGGCTAGCTGCCATCCTTTCCAATAGTCCAAAAGCTGCAATAATCGCGTTGGGAATCAATGCCTTTTTGGTTGCCTTGCTATATCGATTGATTCCCGTCATTTCTCTTTTTGGAGTTTTTTTTCTAGTCAGTTTGCTAGATCCCCTCTTATTTGGTTTGGTATGGTTATTTAATTTGGCTTGGTCTTTGAAAGCGTATCTAAACGGACCTTTATTTTTTGCCGTTGCTTCCGCGGCGGTGCTGTTTGGAACTTTGATCTTATGCAATGCTTTGATGGGAAGTTGGATTTCTTTAATACGCTTTTCTCAATTATATTTTCGCTTTCCCCGGCAAAAGGCTGCCAGGAAGGCAATTGAAGAGGCTTATTTTAGCAAGCCTTGGGTTTCAATCCATGTCCCTTGCTATGCAGAGCCTCCGGATATTGTTATAGAAACGTTGGATGCGCTTGCTGCTCTGCAATATCCGCATTTTGAGGTTCTAGTCGTCGATAATAATACTAAAGATCCCGCTTTATGGAGACCTTTGGAAAATCATTGCATGAAGCTTGGCAGCCGCTTCCGTTTCTTTCATATGGATCCACTGAAAGGAGCTAAAGCCGGAGCCCTTAATGCTGCCTTGCGCTTGACGGCACCTCAAGTAGAGATTATCGCTGTCATTGATGCCGATTTTGTTGTCCAGCCCGACTTTTTAGAAAAGCTTGTAGGCTTCTTTCAGGATCCCAAAACTGGATTTGTGCAAAGCTGCCATGATTACCGGGAATGGGAAGGGAGCCGCTATCTGTCGGCTTGTTATTTTGAGTACGAAAAGCATTTTAAGCTTGAGCTTCCAGCCGCTAGTGAATGGGATATTGCCTATACGGTTGGAACTATGTGTTTATTTCGCCGCAAAGCCTTGGAAGAGGTGGGAGGATGGGCGGAGTGGTGCCTGACGGAAGATTCAGAGGTTTCCATACGTTTGCATAACCATGGCTATACAGGCTATTACTTAAAGGATACGCTAGGAAGGGGATTGATCCCTGAGACCTTTGAGGCCTATAAAAAACAACGCTTTCGCTGGATTGCGGGGCCTGTTCAGCAATTTCAAAAACATTGGCGTCTTTATTTGCCTTGGTCTCCTTCTAGTCAGTTGACATTGCCTCAGAAGTTGGGAGAGCTTTTTCATAGTCTTTCGCCTCTTTTTAACGATGCTCTAAATCTTTTGATGAACGTTCCCATCCTGCTCGTCAGCCTCTGGTTTGCCATTGAGAAAAGGCAAGTTTTCTTTGTCCCTCCCAGTTTATTGGTTTTGTTTGCCATTGCAATCATGCGGAATGTTCTTTGTAATTGGATTCAAATCCGCTTAATGGGCGGGAATTGGCGCAATTGTATTTATGAGGTTTTAGCTGAAAGATCGCTCAATTATACGCGTTATAAGTCCTTTTATATGGCCTGGATGAACGCTAAATTAGAGTGGAAGCGGACCGATAAATTCAAAGCAAGCTCCAATATTTGGCGCGCCTTCTCTTCTGCCCGTTCAGAATTGATAGCAGCCTTTATTTATATGATTCTAGCCGCTCTTTTGATTCCAGTTGCGCACTTTGCCCCTCCTGATGTGATCTGCTTAGGCTTATTGAGCATTGTCAATCAAACGATAACGTTTCTTTGCACGCCTCTCATGGCTTTTTTATCTGAATATCATTTAAACGAGCAAAACCGTACGCCAGTTAAAGAAAGCCTGGCTCTTAATCCAGTCCAACCGGGTGTTTTGGTCAATCTTAAAACGGAACAGGAAGAAGAAGCTCCTCTTAATTGA
- a CDS encoding DsbA family protein — protein MPNLTVPVTENDHILGSIEAPLTLLEYGDYQCALCKLANPVLKQIKKEMGDQMRFVFRNFPLQTSHPDAFMAATAAEAAGMQQKFWEMHDYLYEHQKELSPENLIAFAEALKLNLEQFKEDLKSEFISKKLEEDFRGGVRSGVNGTPCFFINGERYDGGLSYDELLSTLKQKLTST, from the coding sequence ATGCCTAATCTGACTGTACCTGTTACGGAAAATGACCATATTTTAGGCTCCATCGAGGCCCCGTTGACTCTATTGGAATATGGAGATTATCAATGCGCTCTCTGCAAACTAGCCAATCCCGTTCTCAAACAGATAAAAAAGGAAATGGGAGATCAAATGCGCTTTGTTTTCCGCAATTTTCCTCTTCAAACAAGCCATCCCGACGCTTTTATGGCAGCCACAGCAGCCGAGGCAGCCGGCATGCAGCAAAAATTTTGGGAAATGCACGATTATCTCTATGAACATCAAAAAGAGCTAAGTCCCGAAAACCTGATTGCTTTTGCCGAAGCTTTAAAACTTAACTTAGAACAATTTAAAGAGGATTTAAAATCTGAGTTTATTTCAAAAAAGCTTGAAGAAGATTTCCGCGGCGGTGTGCGCAGCGGAGTCAATGGAACGCCTTGTTTTTTTATCAATGGCGAACGCTATGACGGCGGATTATCCTACGATGAACTCCTATCCACATTGAAGCAAAAGCTAACGTCCACCTAG